The following nucleotide sequence is from Plasmodium sp. gorilla clade G2 genome assembly, chromosome: 11.
gatgattttatatatcatgatgaaaacaaaaataatgaatttatttataatggTTTGAAAAATTTTAATGTGGGTGAGACTAAGGAATATTCTGACGTGGATGAACAACAGGAgcaagaagaagaagaaataatagatgatgaaaatatagatGATGTAAATgtatatgatgaaaatatagatGATGTAAATgtatatgatgaaaatgtaGATGATGTAAATgtatatgatgaaaatatagatgatataaatgtatatgatgaaaatatagatgatgaaaatatagattatgaaaatatagatgatgaaaatatatatgaagaaaaagtaaatgaagaaaatgatgagATGGAAGAAGTGAATATGGAAAATATCGATGTGGAATATGTTGATGAAGAATATGTGGATGAAGAAGAACTAGAGAACAAATATCCTAATAATGAAAACATGAACGATGTAAAGGTCACATTGccaaatgaaaagaatatagaaaaaatcaTAGTAGAAAATGAAATTACAGATATGAAACATGAAGAAAACGATAATATTGTTgttgaagaagaagaagaagaatatGTTGAAGAAAAATTAGATGTTTATACTATTGAAGAAATTGATAACGATGTAGAAATATCTAATGTAAAAGGTAAAGGTAGATGTAtgtttacaaaaaaaaaattagatccAGGTTCTATTATATTTGTTGAAAATCCAATATTAATAGTTACACCAAATTTAAACGAGCAATTGTGgacatatttaaataaattaaatgatgaaCAAAATTTTGAATTGCCACTTAAATGGCATTATGCAGCCTTATGTAGTATTACTATGCTCAATGATTTTAATTATAAGGCTTGTCTTGATAAATGGGTTCCAGAACCTGATAAAGAACCTGATGATGATGTTTATAATGTGTTAGATAAAGTTTGCGAAAAAACAAATTTTGTAAatggaaataaatattactattataaaaataaattaattgatccaaaaatatattccagAATTATACAAGTCTGGCATTATAATGCCTTCGGCCATCATACCGACAATGAAGGTCTAGTTCTTTATAACCGtaaggaaaataaaattatataatgttaaaAATATGTCAAATAAATGCAACaaacaacaacaaaaaaataaaataaataatataaacatacacatatatatatatatatatatatatatatataatattttcatttatattgtcTACACAATTTaatgattttatatattttttatttttatatgtttttattttatttttttttgtttaggCATTTCCATGCTTGCTCATAGTTGTATCTCCACTGCTTGTTGGCACTATGGTGAAAACGATAGTTTCGTTTTGCGTGCAAGGATTAAATTAAATCCTGGAGATGAAATAACAATATCTTATTTAGGAGATGACGATCTATACAAATCATCAAATAGTAAGAATttaaaccaaaaaaaaaaaaaaaaaaaaaaaaaaaaaagaaagaaagaaaaaaaaaattaacatttattttatgtttctttttcttttattatcgTAGTTAGGAGGGAAAAACTTACCAACTGGTTATTTGTGTGTATGTGTAGTAGGTGTACTCATCCTGTAGATAATTGTAGAGGTTTCAGATGTTCAACATGTGCAATgggtaaaaaaataaaataaaataaaataataataaattggaataagcataaaaaaaaaaaaaaaaatgaatcttattatatatatgttttcctttacatgtatatttttttgaatataactattgacattatatatatatatatatatatttatatttatatttatatttatttatttaggAACCTTTTTCATAAAAAGTGAATACCATGATGACATTCCAATTGTTACAAAGTGCAATGTTTGCTTATGTGAAATAACAGAAAGTACagcatatgaatatatagaatatgaAAATAGTTATATAGAAAGATTGCAAGAAACAGATAAGAATGATTTGTCTGATGCCTTAGCTGTTTATGTACAGgctgataaaatatttactCAACATTGGATTATGTTTCAATTATATACGATACTTTTTGAAGGTTACAGAGATACATCTCAATGGGAAAAAgcaatatattatcaaatgcaaagaataaaatatgcTATAGATGTTATACCAAGAGCAAATTATGTTTTAGCTTGGTTATATGAAGAGTTAGGAGAAATACATGCAAACTCTATAAATACTGAGATTTTATCAACAGAAAATGATTTTACAATAACATTTGAAGAAAAGTAAGAATATctaaaagaaagaaaaataaaaatataaaaatatacatacatatatatatatatatatatatatatatatatatatatatgtttatatttctgTACTGTATATGCTAaaacaaaattttatatagtCATTAcgtttaataataaatattaaattaattttttaatattttttattttatcattgtAGAAAAAGGATTTGTTCTCACTTTTTGAAATCAATACATTTACTTGAAATATTATGTGGATACTCTCATGATTATTTGAGAGATTCATTggtaattaaaaaaaaatatattataagaatagtgtgtcatatgtatatataaaattattaagtgtatttattttcatataatataattctttatgTAGATATAACTAAAATAccacaaatataatatatatatatatatatatatatattatattattatatttttctttttacagaataaatattatagaatTGATAGTCTAACAACCACTGATGCTCCTCAAATTGAGgagtaaatatatttagcagtagcttcaaaaaaaaaaaataaaaaaaaaaaaaaattaaaaactataaaataataaaatcatcatttttattattcatgattatattatgatattgtataaatgtataatataaatatatatatatatatatatatatatatatatatatatgtatatttttattaatattattattattttttttttctctacaataaaatgattatcattttgttttttcatgtgaaatattataaaaatgtttttgtttttaaaatattgtttAGAACATTTTACATATGTtctcaaaataatatattaaaatttccATAATGTggaaaatgaaattaaagaATTTCAAATCAAATCcacatcaaaaaaaaaaaaaaaaaataaacaaataaatataaaaatataagaatatacaGATATGgagaaattataaaacttGTACCTATTTTTTCTAATGTATCTCATAATAACTTccatatttttctatattcatttttactgaaaatatacataatattcttttttgttttaacatataattttcttttcttatttatttttgtttatttaatataatggGACAAATtgttaatatgaaaaattaataaataattaaaaacaagtaaaagaaaaacaaaatcaaaaaaaaaaaaaaaaaaaaaaaaaaaaaaaaaaaaaaatataaaaaataaaaataacaataaaaaaacaatatattttatgatatgCAGCAAAATTTCCGGaatgaaaatattcaaaacTTTATtctataaacatatatatatacatcaaaaaataaaaagaaaaaatatatatgttaatacaTTCTACATTATATCTAAAGaattttatactttttttggtatcttcatattttatatataatccttATCTTATAAAATGTTCCCAGATTttcaattatttatttatgaaaatCCCCCTTTTATTCTActattgatatatttattcaattAATGGAATGAATGCATCAGTACCTAATGCACATCTTCTCATTAATCCAGATTCATCTGTTTCAATATTTATGAAACCTCGTTCTCCCCACTGGTCTCCCCATGagtttttaattatataataataatgtttttcTGCTTTTTTTGTTAATGGATCAACAATTTCTTTCATGCCAAAACCTACAAGAATAACGGCATGGTTTAATTCATCACCACATTCACCATCAAAAATACCTTCTTTGTAGAACGGAAAATCATCTGATACAGCTATACTAATACTTATAGGTCCCAAGAATCTAAGTgcttcttttaatttattatctgGTAcagataaataatttttgatTCCATATTTTTCGGTACATCTGTctatattacataaatttGGAGCATCACTAACATATGGATAATCATCATCTGGACATATACCTCCAAGTTCAATCATATCTTCAAAAGCGTTATTAATGAGTCCTCCATTACAaccataatttttaaatgagCAATCTACTAATTCTTGTTCACTTAAagttattaatttattcttTCTAATTGCATATTGTGATTCTACAGCACCTATACTACTGAAGGCCCAGCAGGATCCACAATTTTTTTGGTCCTTTACAGGTGTTACACCACTGTGTAATCTCCAATCATAAGCTGCATGATCAAAATTTTCttctcttttatatttttttattacgtcttcataatttatttcatctaataaatatttagaaCCTTTTAATGGTTTCGAAGGTCTTAAGCTAAGATATTTACTTTTAAATTCATGATAAGTTAAATCAgcaaatttatttaattcttttttatataaactgtttttattattgttatgcATATTTACTTTGTTTGCATTTTGTAAGAATACTTGAAATCTTTCTTTCATTTCATTTGGAGAATTATATTGTTTGTTATTAGTTtttatgaacatataaaattgGTTTATATGATCTGAATTATTCATTAAG
It contains:
- a CDS encoding SET domain protein, putative is translated as METIFRKLRRSTSKKKTQVEIDAVDERDWAQSKTLDLDSMPFSEDLFQYYNDKIHRNKKIVRDNLKREEPSQEDLYGYKDHFWNEENKKYEQIKNRNIKNEKMDINLREYSSITNDEITNGSTDYVNNYYIKKKKSETDDFIYHDENKNNEFIYNGLKNFNVGETKEYSDVDEQQEQEEEEIIDDENIDDVNVYDENIDDVNVYDENVDDVNVYDENIDDINVYDENIDDENIDYENIDDENIYEEKVNEENDEMEEVNMENIDVEYVDEEYVDEEELENKYPNNENMNDVKVTLPNEKNIEKIIVENEITDMKHEENDNIVVEEEEEEYVEEKLDVYTIEEIDNDVEISNVKGKGRCMFTKKKLDPGSIIFVENPILIVTPNLNEQLWTYLNKLNDEQNFELPLKWHYAALCSITMLNDFNYKACLDKWVPEPDKEPDDDVYNVLDKVCEKTNFVNGNKYYYYKNKLIDPKIYSRIIQVWHYNAFGHHTDNEGLVLYNRISMLAHSCISTACWHYGENDSFVLRARIKLNPGDEITISYLGDDDLYKSSNIRREKLTNWLFVCMCSRCTHPVDNCRGFRCSTCAMGTFFIKSEYHDDIPIVTKCNVCLCEITESTAYEYIEYENSYIERLQETDKNDLSDALAVYVQADKIFTQHWIMFQLYTILFEGYRDTSQWEKAIYYQMQRIKYAIDVIPRANYVLAWLYEELGEIHANSINTEILSTENDFTITFEEKKRICSHFLKSIHLLEILCGYSHDYLRDSLNKYYRIDSLTTTDAPQIEE
- a CDS encoding falcipain 2', which encodes MDYHMDYAPNEVINQERKYFVDKYVDRKILKNKKSLLVIASLSILSIVSFVLFYFSPNDRKTDLFKNSSVENNNDDYIINSLLKSPNGKKFIVSKIDEALSFYENKMKDERKINNNNTSSDFKGLSLFKENTAENNVIFNKEYFINFFDNKFLMNNSDHINQFYMFIKTNNKQYNSPNEMKERFQVFLQNANKVNMHNNNKNSLYKKELNKFADLTYHEFKSKYLSLRPSKPLKGSKYLLDEINYEDVIKKYKREENFDHAAYDWRLHSGVTPVKDQKNCGSCWAFSSIGAVESQYAIRKNKLITLSEQELVDCSFKNYGCNGGLINNAFEDMIELGGICPDDDYPYVSDAPNLCNIDRCTEKYGIKNYLSVPDNKLKEALRFLGPISISIAVSDDFPFYKEGIFDGECGDELNHAVILVGFGMKEIVDPLTKKAEKHYYYIIKNSWGDQWGERGFINIETDESGLMRRCALGTDAFIPLIE